The DNA region ACGCAATTAATGGGTTTTCTACGGGAAGATAAAAGCCCTTAGCAAAATTTGAGAAAACGGTATTATCGATCACAAACAAAGCACTTCCACCTCTGCTATGATATCTTCTTTGCTCAGCCTTCTAATTGGAATACTCCTTTTGTGGAACTCCTGAATTAGCTCATCTCTAGTGATTCCTAGAAGTTCTGCCGCTTTTCCCAAGCTAATCTTTTTATCAAGGTAAGCTCTAACTACAATTTCCCAAAACAGCTCTTTATCTTTTTTAGGAGATTTATTATCCGTTCAGGATTAGTGCAACGATTTTTTTCAAACTCACTTATCATCCAAAGCTCTTCCATATTTCCACATCCTTCAGGGTGA from Thermococcus sp. MV5 includes:
- a CDS encoding UPF0175 family protein, yielding MGKAAELLGITRDELIQEFHKRSIPIRRLSKEDIIAEVEVLCL